A single region of the Montipora capricornis isolate CH-2021 chromosome 13, ASM3666992v2, whole genome shotgun sequence genome encodes:
- the LOC138028422 gene encoding ras-related protein Rab6 isoform X2, with protein MSSDFGNPLRKFKLVFLGEQSVGKTSLITRFMYDSFDNTYQATIGIDFLSKTMYLEDRTVRLQLWDTAGQERFRSLIPSYIRDSSVAVVVYDITNYNSFQQTAKWIDDVRTERGSDVIIMLVGNKTDLSDKRQVTTEEGERKAKELNVMCIETSAKAGYNVKQLFGGIAKDLLSRMETKTGPEKNEVSLWRPPLEPKTEGCAC; from the exons ATGTCATCAGACTTTGGTAACCCTTTACGGAAATTCAAATTGGTATTCCTGGGCGAGCAAAGTG TGGGGAAGACGTCTCTTATTACAAGATTTATGTATGACAGCTTCGACAACACCTACCAG GCAACCATTGGGATAGACTTCTTGTCAAAAACAATGTACCTAGAAGATAGAACA GTTCGACTTCAACTTTGGGACACTGCTGGTCAAGAGAGATTTAGAAGCTTAATACCAAGTTATATACGAGACTCAAGTGTAGCTGTTGTAGTTTACgatattacaa attaTAATTCATTTCAGCAAACAGCAAAATGGATTGATGATGTGAGAACAGAAAGGGGAAGTGATGTCATCATTATGCTTGTTGGAAACAAAACAGATCTCTCTGATAAAAG GCAAGTAACAACTGAAGAAGGAGAAAGAAAAGCGAAGGAATTAAATGTGATGTGCATAGAAACAAGTGCAAAGGCAGGATACAATGTGAAACAG CTCTTTGGAGGAATTGCTAAAGATCTGTTATCTCGCATGGAGACGAAAACAGGCCCTGAGAAAAATGAAGTATCATTATGGCGGCCACCATTGGAACCTAAAACTGAAGGTTGTGCGTGCTGA
- the LOC138028422 gene encoding ras-related protein Rab6 isoform X1 yields the protein MSSDFGNPLRKFKLVFLGEQSVGKTSLITRFMYDSFDNTYQATIGIDFLSKTMYLEDRTVRLQLWDTAGQERFRSLIPSYIRDSSVAVVVYDITNYNSFQQTAKWIDDVRTERGSDVIIMLVGNKTDLSDKRQVTTEEGERKAKELNVMCIETSAKAGYNVKQLFRRVAAALPGMESTSDKNKDDLIEVKLKDTPQEPQQQSGGCVC from the exons ATGTCATCAGACTTTGGTAACCCTTTACGGAAATTCAAATTGGTATTCCTGGGCGAGCAAAGTG TGGGGAAGACGTCTCTTATTACAAGATTTATGTATGACAGCTTCGACAACACCTACCAG GCAACCATTGGGATAGACTTCTTGTCAAAAACAATGTACCTAGAAGATAGAACA GTTCGACTTCAACTTTGGGACACTGCTGGTCAAGAGAGATTTAGAAGCTTAATACCAAGTTATATACGAGACTCAAGTGTAGCTGTTGTAGTTTACgatattacaa attaTAATTCATTTCAGCAAACAGCAAAATGGATTGATGATGTGAGAACAGAAAGGGGAAGTGATGTCATCATTATGCTTGTTGGAAACAAAACAGATCTCTCTGATAAAAG GCAAGTAACAACTGAAGAAGGAGAAAGAAAAGCGAAGGAATTAAATGTGATGTGCATAGAAACAAGTGCAAAGGCAGGATACAATGTGAAACAG CTCTTTAGAAGAGTTGCTGCAGCATTGCCAGGCATGGAGAGTAcatcagacaaaaataaagatgATCTTATTGAAGTTAAACTCAAAGACACACCACAGGAACCCCAGCAACAGAGTGGCGGCTGTGTGTGCTAA